One Fundidesulfovibrio soli genomic region harbors:
- a CDS encoding pyruvoyl-dependent arginine decarboxylase produces MFGQTFVPTKAFFTKGIGRHKNKLQSFELALRDAGIEKLNLVYVSSIYPPNCTLLTMEEGVTLLNPGQITFCVMARNATDEKGRLVGSAVGMAFPASKDHYGYISEHTAFGKEEKEIGDFAEDLASTMLATTMGIDFDPESAYDERREIYMMSGKIIESTSLPSVTQGRSGMWTTTISAVVFLP; encoded by the coding sequence ATGTTCGGACAAACGTTTGTCCCGACCAAGGCTTTTTTTACCAAGGGCATTGGCCGTCACAAAAATAAGCTGCAGTCTTTCGAGCTGGCCCTGCGCGACGCAGGCATCGAGAAACTGAACCTGGTCTATGTGTCGAGCATATACCCGCCCAACTGCACCCTTTTGACCATGGAAGAGGGCGTGACGCTGCTCAACCCTGGGCAGATCACCTTCTGCGTCATGGCCCGCAACGCCACCGACGAGAAGGGACGCCTGGTCGGCTCCGCCGTGGGCATGGCCTTCCCCGCCAGCAAGGACCACTACGGCTACATCTCCGAGCATACCGCCTTCGGTAAGGAAGAGAAGGAAATCGGCGACTTCGCCGAGGACCTGGCCTCCACCATGCTGGCCACCACCATGGGCATCGACTTCGACCCCGAGTCCGCCTATGACGAACGCCGCGAGATCTACATGATGTCCGGCAAGATCATCGAATCCACCTCGCTGCCCAGCGTCACGCAGGGCAGGAGCGGCATGTGGACCACCACCATCTCCGCGGTGGTCTTCCTGCCCTAG
- a CDS encoding MBL fold metallo-hydrolase, with translation MKTALCLLNAAWVALARLGRLTPLGRLARPKTSAQFRPAEDGAARSCQAGNGPGADGHPGFASGQGGTPKTGTRAFGPPGPVTDHFDGKRFRNPWGDAERSFPDLLRWMFSRGSVPWPARVPVRVRHVPPERVHGLGLRVTVVGHATVLIQTGGVNILTDPVWSERAGPLGVFGPKRARKPGLPLEALPPIDAVLVTHNHYDHLDLGTLARLQRLHAPRFISPLGNCGLMAKGSGGMDCTELDWWQSVELAPGVRVHAAPAHHWSARGILDRRDALWGSFVIEAPGGPVAFFGDTGYGEGQVFRLIREKFGDMRLALLPIGAYEPRWFMSGAHMNPEEAVLAMRDLGARQALALHHGVFKLTDEGIDQPRIDLRAAVEKHGVEEGMFLTPEVGESMEVATLSTPFS, from the coding sequence ATGAAAACCGCCCTCTGCCTGCTGAACGCCGCCTGGGTCGCCCTGGCCCGCCTGGGCCGCCTGACCCCGCTGGGGCGGCTGGCCCGGCCAAAGACCTCGGCCCAGTTCCGCCCGGCCGAGGACGGCGCAGCCAGGAGCTGCCAAGCCGGGAACGGCCCTGGTGCGGATGGTCATCCTGGCTTCGCTTCAGGCCAGGGCGGCACACCCAAAACCGGCACGAGGGCGTTCGGCCCTCCCGGCCCCGTCACGGACCACTTCGACGGCAAGCGCTTCCGCAACCCCTGGGGGGACGCCGAGCGCTCCTTCCCGGACCTGCTGCGCTGGATGTTCTCGCGCGGGTCCGTGCCGTGGCCCGCGCGGGTGCCCGTCCGGGTGCGCCACGTCCCGCCGGAGCGCGTGCACGGCCTGGGTTTGCGCGTCACTGTGGTGGGCCACGCCACCGTGCTCATCCAGACCGGAGGAGTGAACATCCTCACCGACCCTGTCTGGTCGGAACGCGCAGGGCCGCTGGGCGTGTTCGGGCCGAAGCGCGCGCGAAAGCCGGGCCTGCCCCTGGAGGCGCTGCCGCCCATCGACGCGGTGCTCGTCACCCACAACCACTACGACCACCTGGATTTGGGCACTCTGGCCCGGCTGCAGCGCCTGCACGCGCCGCGATTCATCTCGCCGCTGGGCAACTGCGGGCTCATGGCGAAGGGGAGCGGGGGCATGGACTGCACCGAGCTGGACTGGTGGCAGTCCGTGGAGCTGGCCCCCGGGGTGCGGGTGCACGCCGCGCCCGCGCACCATTGGTCGGCCAGGGGGATATTGGATCGGCGCGACGCCCTGTGGGGCTCGTTCGTGATCGAGGCCCCCGGCGGACCTGTCGCCTTCTTCGGGGACACGGGCTACGGCGAGGGCCAGGTGTTCCGGCTCATCAGGGAGAAATTCGGGGACATGCGGCTGGCGCTCCTGCCCATCGGGGCCTACGAGCCCAGGTGGTTCATGTCCGGGGCGCACATGAACCCGGAGGAGGCCGTGCTGGCCATGCGGGACCTGGGCGCGCGGCAGGCGCTGGCCCTGCACCACGGGGTGTTCAAGCTCACCGACGAAGGGATCGACCAGCCGCGGATAGATTTGCGGGCGGCGGTGGAGAAACATGGGGTGGAGGAAGGGATGTTTTTGACGCCGGAAGTGGGGGAAAGTATGGAGGTCGCTACACTTTCCACCCCATTTTCATAA
- the nth gene encoding endonuclease III — protein MTAKQRAPIIFERLRVRYPSTVPALDHHNAWELLVATVLAAQCTDARVNMVTPVLFSRWPGPADIASASQEDVEEVVRSTGFFRNKAKNLIAAGKRVTEHFGGEVPRNMAELTTLPGVARKTANIVLSNSFGIHEGIAVDTHVTRLAFRLGLTQSDDPVKIERDLMPLYPREHWGEINHLLVYFGREVCDARKPKCPECELSDICPKNGVNPK, from the coding sequence ATGACGGCCAAACAACGCGCCCCCATTATTTTCGAGCGCCTGCGCGTTCGCTACCCCTCTACCGTCCCTGCGCTGGACCACCACAACGCCTGGGAGCTGCTTGTGGCCACCGTGCTGGCCGCCCAGTGCACCGACGCCCGCGTGAACATGGTCACCCCGGTGCTCTTCTCGCGCTGGCCCGGCCCGGCGGACATCGCTAGCGCCAGCCAGGAGGACGTGGAGGAGGTCGTGCGCTCCACGGGATTCTTCCGCAACAAGGCCAAGAACCTGATCGCGGCGGGCAAGCGCGTCACCGAGCACTTCGGCGGGGAGGTCCCCCGCAACATGGCCGAGCTGACCACCCTGCCCGGCGTGGCCCGCAAGACGGCCAACATCGTGCTCTCCAACAGCTTCGGCATCCACGAGGGCATCGCGGTGGACACCCACGTGACCCGCCTGGCCTTCCGACTGGGCCTCACCCAATCGGACGACCCGGTGAAGATCGAGCGCGACCTGATGCCCCTCTACCCCCGTGAGCACTGGGGCGAGATCAACCACCTGCTGGTCTATTTCGGACGCGAGGTCTGCGACGCGCGCAAGCCCAAATGCCCCGAATGCGAACTATCCGACATCTGCCCGAAAAACGGCGTGAACCCCAAATAG
- the tgt gene encoding tRNA guanosine(34) transglycosylase Tgt, producing MSTPGTFVLNAQDGPARLGELHTAHGVVRTPAFMPVGTLGTVKSLCPQDLREAGSQIILGNTYHLYLRPGDELVARRGGLHTFMRWDGPILTDSGGFQVFSLSSLRKLTPDGVEFRSHLDGSKHFFSPEKVLDIQRNLGSDVMMVLDECVPYGADHAYTEKSLDLTHAWAQRSRENHEPGRGGQLLFGIVQGGFFKDLRERSAEAICSMGFEGHAIGGLSVGESTAEMYELMAHTAPLLPTEKPRYLMGVGKPLDILEGIANGIDMFDCVLPTRNARTGTLFTSQGQLNIKRAEFKEDDSPLDPQCTCYTCRTFSRAYLRHLFVAQELLSYRLNSIHNVHFFLELTRGAREAIAQGGFEAYHAHWRGVFGGGAA from the coding sequence ATGAGCACACCCGGTACTTTCGTCCTCAATGCCCAGGACGGCCCCGCCCGCCTGGGCGAGCTGCACACCGCCCACGGGGTGGTGCGCACTCCCGCCTTCATGCCCGTGGGCACCCTGGGCACCGTGAAATCCCTTTGCCCGCAGGACCTGCGCGAGGCGGGCTCCCAGATCATCCTGGGCAACACCTACCACCTCTACCTGCGCCCCGGCGACGAACTGGTGGCCCGGCGCGGCGGCCTGCACACGTTCATGCGCTGGGACGGCCCCATCCTCACCGACTCTGGCGGGTTCCAGGTGTTCTCGCTCTCCTCGCTGCGCAAGCTGACCCCGGACGGGGTGGAGTTCCGCTCCCACCTGGACGGCTCCAAGCATTTCTTCTCTCCGGAGAAGGTGTTGGACATCCAGCGCAACCTGGGCTCGGACGTCATGATGGTGCTGGACGAGTGCGTGCCCTACGGCGCGGACCACGCCTACACCGAGAAATCCCTGGACCTGACCCACGCCTGGGCCCAACGCTCCCGCGAGAACCACGAGCCGGGGCGGGGCGGCCAGCTGCTCTTCGGCATCGTGCAGGGCGGCTTCTTCAAGGACCTGCGCGAGCGCTCCGCCGAGGCCATCTGCTCCATGGGCTTCGAGGGCCACGCCATCGGCGGGCTCTCCGTTGGCGAATCCACGGCCGAGATGTACGAGCTCATGGCCCACACCGCCCCGCTGCTGCCGACCGAAAAGCCCCGCTACCTCATGGGCGTGGGCAAACCCCTGGACATTCTGGAGGGCATCGCCAACGGCATCGACATGTTCGACTGCGTGCTGCCCACCCGCAACGCCCGCACGGGCACGCTGTTCACCAGCCAGGGGCAGCTGAACATCAAGCGCGCCGAGTTCAAGGAGGACGACTCCCCCCTGGACCCGCAGTGCACCTGCTACACCTGCCGCACCTTCTCCCGCGCGTATCTGCGCCACCTCTTCGTGGCCCAGGAGCTTTTGAGCTACCGGCTCAACTCCATCCACAACGTGCACTTCTTCCTGGAGCTCACGCGCGGCGCCCGCGAGGCCATCGCCCAGGGCGGCTTCGAGGCCTACCACGCGCACTGGCGGGGCGTGTTCGGCGGGGGGGCTGCGTGA
- a CDS encoding YdcF family protein yields the protein MKRHALRAAFHVAEHLLLAGALAAVALLLTAGYWLQTGDTPEHSDAMVVLGGDFLRPIYAAELFQLGMADKVYVGRTHRKPGERALDQNLVAYPREEEVYRSVLRKKGVPATAIEYYGDDLLSTVQEAEALQAQIGPGPGKLLVVTSPWHVRRARMIFKDVLPGWEIRVAGVPQEALRTAWWSGQESARMVMLEFPKTIYYLLGGRFRSSQTPAN from the coding sequence GTGAAGCGCCACGCCCTGCGCGCGGCATTCCACGTGGCGGAGCACCTGCTGCTGGCGGGCGCCCTGGCCGCCGTGGCCCTGCTGCTCACCGCCGGGTACTGGCTGCAGACCGGGGACACGCCCGAGCACTCGGACGCCATGGTGGTGCTGGGCGGCGACTTCCTGCGCCCCATCTACGCGGCGGAGCTTTTCCAGCTGGGCATGGCTGACAAGGTCTACGTGGGCCGCACCCACCGCAAGCCGGGCGAGCGCGCCCTGGACCAGAACCTGGTGGCCTACCCCCGCGAGGAGGAGGTCTACCGGTCGGTGCTGCGCAAGAAGGGAGTGCCCGCCACGGCCATCGAGTACTACGGGGACGACCTGCTCTCCACCGTGCAGGAGGCCGAGGCCCTGCAGGCGCAGATAGGCCCCGGGCCGGGCAAGCTGCTGGTGGTCACGTCGCCCTGGCACGTTAGGCGCGCGCGCATGATCTTCAAGGATGTGCTTCCCGGCTGGGAGATCCGCGTGGCCGGGGTCCCGCAGGAGGCGCTGCGCACCGCCTGGTGGAGCGGGCAGGAGTCCGCCCGGATGGTGATGCTGGAGTTCCCCAAGACGATCTACTATCTGCTGGGGGGCAGGTTCCGCTCCTCCCAGACTCCCGCCAACTAA
- a CDS encoding EAL domain-containing protein: MTRRSLLTGHIGRGLYFVAGVAAAPALFLVFLISIEQVEYFTRDTLQDLYNVSEAVVVMQRQMSDKTKHLLTAIDSILKSVDPDDVEQQNQVLREFLQSNNEYLTFAVADKDGILRAGAKPFPPGASVAERLYWTTLHETMGFSAGEFAYSISTSQPSFHFALPRFDKEGRFDGAVIATLRMVLPEQYLDRIQLPKGTAVVLADNKGIRLMRRPALPSLPEGTPIAANIIARLDQGGFSGEFTDVGADNKLRRFFFKRLSLTDAGPFYATLILAIPEADLQERSERSFLRNLTFLGCAAAVSLALAFVLGRYSLGGPASRLVGAARRLGGGDLSARTGLDSLGGELGMLARTFDEMAENLLRRDGERRAAEAALRESEQKFRTMFDHSLELFALLSPDGRIIAANPAALATAGVSIEDVRGQYFWNTPWWSDDPKKQLQMRQSVKEAAAGDLIRFETTHCGPAGRLLHVDFTLKAVMNDAGEPVLFIAEGRDITERYAMEERLRHMALHDPLTGLANRTLLLDRIGQALAWCKRNPGERFAVLFVDLNRFKVINDSLGHAAGDAILREVSTRFRGILREGDTLARYGGDEFIVLVRGIASAREAVRLAFRLFNALEAPVRVDGMTVSTSASIGIEINPGPLSTPDELIRNANLAMHNAKESRKKWPKVFTKRLLENINAVRFLEQELPLALADGQMRLAFQPIVDAGQGDRVVGFEVLCRWRHPERGDISPVEFIRTAEETGLIVKLGRWVLETACRTLAQWRGSLPASEEVFLSVNVSPRQLGDPGFFGLVREVIDRYCLRPGQLHLEITETAIMDSSPQAVERLREISRMGVRLSIDDFGTGYSNLALMTRLPVSDLKIDLSIVMSMEQSPANLAVVKAIVTMSQALGLDVVAEGVETRRQSELLVELGCGLQQGYLHARPLEQGAAQEILAGMAG; this comes from the coding sequence TTGACCCGCCGTTCTCTCCTGACGGGGCATATCGGCCGCGGGCTCTATTTCGTGGCGGGCGTCGCTGCGGCTCCTGCACTCTTCCTTGTCTTCCTCATCTCCATCGAACAGGTCGAGTACTTCACGCGGGACACCCTGCAGGATCTGTATAACGTATCCGAAGCCGTCGTGGTCATGCAGCGGCAGATGTCCGACAAGACAAAGCATCTGCTCACAGCCATCGACTCCATCCTGAAGTCCGTCGACCCGGACGACGTGGAGCAGCAGAACCAGGTGCTGCGCGAGTTCCTGCAATCCAACAACGAATATCTGACATTCGCCGTGGCGGACAAGGATGGCATCCTGCGTGCCGGAGCGAAGCCGTTCCCCCCGGGGGCCTCGGTGGCGGAGCGGCTCTACTGGACCACCCTGCACGAAACAATGGGCTTCAGCGCGGGCGAGTTTGCCTACAGCATAAGCACCAGCCAGCCGTCCTTCCACTTCGCGCTGCCCCGCTTCGACAAGGAGGGGCGCTTCGACGGGGCGGTCATCGCGACGCTGCGCATGGTCCTGCCGGAACAGTACCTGGACCGCATCCAGCTGCCCAAGGGCACGGCGGTGGTGCTGGCGGACAACAAAGGCATACGGCTCATGCGCCGCCCGGCCCTGCCCAGTCTGCCCGAGGGCACTCCCATCGCGGCCAACATCATCGCCCGCCTGGACCAGGGGGGCTTCTCCGGCGAGTTCACCGACGTAGGCGCGGACAACAAGCTCCGCCGCTTCTTCTTCAAGCGGCTCTCCCTCACCGACGCGGGGCCGTTCTACGCCACGCTCATCCTGGCCATCCCGGAGGCAGACCTGCAGGAACGCAGCGAACGCAGCTTCCTGCGCAACCTGACGTTTCTCGGCTGTGCGGCGGCTGTGTCGCTGGCTCTGGCCTTCGTGCTGGGGCGCTACAGCCTGGGCGGCCCGGCCTCCAGGCTGGTGGGCGCGGCCCGGCGCCTGGGCGGGGGCGACCTGTCGGCCCGGACGGGGCTGGACTCGCTCGGCGGCGAGCTGGGCATGCTGGCGAGGACCTTCGACGAGATGGCCGAGAACCTGCTGCGCCGCGACGGAGAGCGCCGGGCGGCGGAGGCGGCCCTGCGCGAGAGCGAGCAGAAGTTCCGCACCATGTTCGACCACTCCCTGGAGCTGTTCGCGCTGCTCAGCCCCGACGGCAGGATCATCGCGGCCAACCCCGCCGCGCTGGCTACGGCAGGGGTGAGCATCGAGGATGTGCGCGGCCAGTACTTCTGGAACACCCCCTGGTGGAGCGACGACCCCAAGAAACAGCTCCAGATGCGCCAGTCCGTCAAGGAGGCCGCCGCCGGGGACCTGATTCGCTTCGAGACGACCCATTGCGGTCCGGCCGGCCGGCTCCTCCACGTGGATTTCACCCTCAAGGCCGTCATGAACGACGCGGGCGAGCCCGTGCTCTTCATCGCCGAAGGGCGCGACATCACAGAGCGCTACGCCATGGAGGAGCGCCTGCGCCACATGGCCCTGCACGACCCCCTGACCGGGCTCGCCAACAGGACCCTGCTGCTGGACCGCATCGGGCAGGCCCTGGCCTGGTGCAAGCGAAACCCCGGGGAGCGCTTCGCCGTGCTCTTTGTTGACCTCAACCGCTTCAAGGTCATCAACGACAGCCTGGGCCACGCGGCGGGTGACGCCATCCTGAGGGAAGTCTCCACCAGGTTCCGCGGGATTCTGCGCGAAGGGGACACCCTGGCCCGCTACGGGGGGGACGAGTTCATCGTGCTGGTGCGGGGCATCGCCTCCGCGCGGGAGGCCGTGCGCCTGGCCTTCCGGCTGTTCAACGCCCTGGAGGCCCCGGTGCGCGTGGACGGCATGACGGTCTCCACCAGCGCCTCCATCGGCATCGAGATCAACCCCGGCCCCCTGTCCACCCCGGACGAGCTGATCCGCAACGCCAACCTGGCCATGCACAACGCCAAGGAGTCGCGCAAGAAGTGGCCCAAGGTGTTCACCAAGCGCCTGCTGGAGAACATCAACGCCGTGCGCTTCCTGGAGCAGGAGCTGCCCCTGGCCCTGGCCGACGGCCAGATGCGCCTGGCCTTCCAGCCCATCGTGGACGCGGGACAGGGCGACCGCGTCGTGGGCTTCGAGGTGCTCTGCCGCTGGCGGCACCCCGAGCGCGGGGACATATCGCCCGTCGAGTTCATCCGCACCGCCGAGGAGACGGGGCTCATCGTCAAGCTGGGGCGCTGGGTGCTGGAGACGGCCTGCCGCACCCTGGCCCAGTGGCGCGGCTCGCTGCCCGCCAGCGAGGAGGTCTTCCTCTCCGTGAACGTGTCCCCCAGGCAGTTGGGCGACCCGGGCTTCTTCGGCCTGGTCCGGGAGGTTATCGACCGCTACTGCCTCAGGCCCGGCCAACTGCACCTGGAGATCACCGAGACCGCGATCATGGACAGCAGTCCCCAGGCCGTGGAGCGCCTGCGGGAAATCTCCCGCATGGGGGTGCGGCTCTCCATCGACGATTTCGGCACGGGCTACTCCAACCTGGCGCTCATGACGCGCCTGCCCGTCTCCGACCTGAAGATCGACCTCTCCATCGTCATGTCCATGGAGCAGAGCCCGGCCAACCTGGCGGTGGTCAAGGCCATCGTGACCATGTCCCAGGCTTTGGGGCTGGACGTGGTGGCCGAAGGCGTGGAGACGCGCCGGCAGAGCGAGCTTCTGGTGGAACTGGGCTGCGGCCTGCAGCAGGGCTACCTGCACGCAAGGCCCCTGGAGCAGGGGGCAGCCCAGGAGATACTGGCCGGGATGGCCGGGTAG
- a CDS encoding ferritin-like domain-containing protein, whose product MADREARKQKVIEALNTARAMELFAITQYMNQHYNLDNMDYGELAMNMKLIAIDEMRHAERFAERIKELGGEPCTSFDAVVNKGQEVRAIYPFDSNLEDDTIDAYNGFLAVCREMGDNVSVKLFDAIIEEEQLHYNYFDNINTHIATLGDTYLSKIAGTPSSTGPSNKGFVLGQGAA is encoded by the coding sequence ATGGCGGATAGGGAAGCACGCAAGCAGAAGGTGATCGAGGCGCTGAACACGGCCAGGGCCATGGAGCTCTTCGCCATCACCCAGTACATGAACCAGCACTACAACCTGGACAACATGGATTACGGCGAACTGGCCATGAACATGAAGCTCATCGCCATCGACGAGATGCGCCATGCTGAGCGCTTCGCCGAGCGCATCAAGGAACTGGGCGGCGAACCCTGCACCTCCTTCGACGCCGTGGTGAACAAGGGGCAGGAGGTCCGCGCCATCTACCCCTTCGACTCCAACCTGGAGGACGACACCATCGACGCCTACAACGGCTTCCTGGCCGTGTGCCGCGAGATGGGCGACAACGTGAGCGTCAAGCTGTTTGACGCGATCATCGAGGAAGAGCAGCTGCACTACAACTACTTCGACAACATCAACACCCACATCGCCACCCTGGGCGACACCTACCTCTCCAAGATCGCGGGCACGCCTTCGTCCACGGGCCCCTCCAACAAGGGGTTCGTGCTCGGCCAGGGCGCTGCCTAA
- the fumC gene encoding class II fumarate hydratase → MDRNPATEVSRMAATRTESDSMGSVEVPADRYWGAQTQRSLEHFSIGEERMPLEVVHALALVKLASARANRSLGRLDEARTGLIERAAREVAEGAFDDHFPLRIYQTGSGTQTNMNVNEVIANRCSELAGKPLGSKAPVHPNDHVNMSHSTNDAFPAAMYMAAALGLERRLLPAVERLQASLAAKAAQWGDIVKIGRTHLQDAVPMTLGQEFSGYAAMLADASERLRAVLPGLGRLALGGSAVGTGLNTPPGYARLAVAEIAALTGHPFSVAPNLFAAMGAHDDLVMASGAIRTLAVSLCKIAGDVRLLGSGPRAGLYEIVLPANEPGSSIMPGKVNPTQCEAVTMAALQCMGYDAAVAAAGAGGILEINLYKPLMIHNVMQSIAVLADCCLNFARYCVDGLEPNRPRIDAFLKDSLMLVTALSPSIGYDKAAHVAHHAHTRGATLRNAALELGYVSEEEFDRLVDAYAMAHPHADEED, encoded by the coding sequence ATGGACCGCAACCCCGCCACGGAGGTCAGCCGCATGGCCGCGACGCGCACGGAATCCGACAGCATGGGCAGCGTGGAAGTGCCCGCAGACCGCTACTGGGGCGCGCAGACGCAGCGCTCTCTGGAACACTTCAGCATCGGTGAGGAGCGCATGCCCCTGGAGGTGGTCCACGCCCTGGCTCTGGTCAAGCTGGCCTCGGCCCGGGCCAACCGCAGCCTTGGCAGGCTCGACGAGGCCCGGACCGGGCTCATCGAACGGGCGGCGCGGGAGGTGGCCGAAGGCGCGTTCGACGATCACTTCCCCCTGCGCATCTACCAGACCGGCAGCGGCACCCAGACCAACATGAACGTCAACGAGGTGATCGCCAACCGCTGCTCGGAGCTGGCGGGCAAGCCGCTGGGCTCCAAGGCGCCCGTGCACCCCAACGACCACGTGAACATGTCCCACTCCACCAACGACGCCTTCCCCGCGGCCATGTACATGGCCGCCGCCCTGGGCCTGGAGCGCAGGCTGCTGCCCGCGGTGGAGCGCCTGCAAGCCTCGCTGGCGGCCAAGGCGGCCCAATGGGGGGACATCGTGAAGATCGGCCGGACCCACCTGCAGGACGCGGTGCCCATGACCCTGGGCCAGGAGTTCTCGGGCTACGCGGCCATGCTCGCCGACGCCTCGGAGCGCCTGCGCGCCGTTCTGCCCGGCCTGGGCCGCCTGGCCCTGGGAGGATCGGCGGTGGGCACGGGGCTCAACACCCCGCCGGGCTATGCCCGCCTGGCCGTGGCGGAGATCGCCGCACTCACGGGCCACCCCTTCAGCGTGGCCCCGAACCTGTTCGCGGCCATGGGCGCCCATGACGACCTGGTGATGGCCAGCGGGGCGATACGCACCCTGGCGGTTTCGCTGTGCAAGATCGCGGGGGACGTGCGCCTGCTGGGCAGCGGGCCGCGCGCGGGCCTTTACGAGATTGTCCTGCCCGCCAACGAGCCGGGCTCCTCCATCATGCCGGGCAAGGTCAACCCCACGCAGTGCGAAGCCGTGACCATGGCCGCGCTGCAGTGCATGGGCTACGATGCGGCAGTGGCCGCGGCCGGGGCCGGCGGCATCCTGGAGATCAACCTCTACAAGCCGCTGATGATCCACAACGTGATGCAAAGCATCGCCGTCCTCGCGGATTGCTGCCTCAACTTCGCCCGCTACTGCGTGGACGGCCTCGAACCCAACAGGCCGCGGATAGACGCCTTCCTCAAGGATTCGCTCATGCTGGTCACGGCGCTCTCGCCCAGCATCGGCTACGACAAGGCCGCGCACGTGGCGCACCACGCGCATACGCGCGGCGCCACCCTGCGGAATGCCGCCCTGGAGCTTGGTTACGTCAGCGAGGAAGAGTTCGACCGGCTGGTGGACGCCTACGCCATGGCGCACCCGCACGCGGATGAGGAGGACTGA
- a CDS encoding DUF134 domain-containing protein: MPRPRCCRRISGRSACAAFGPVEEAAAQPDGPLLSPDEFEAIRLADHEGLYQEEAAARMGVSRQTFGRIVASGRGKVAEALVRGLTLRIAGPEPAAGCRAARCPRCSQRIAQGCCPKEQDGGRP; the protein is encoded by the coding sequence ATGCCGCGCCCACGCTGCTGCCGCAGAATCTCAGGCCGGTCCGCCTGCGCCGCCTTCGGCCCCGTGGAGGAAGCCGCCGCCCAGCCGGACGGCCCCCTGCTCTCCCCGGACGAGTTCGAGGCCATCCGCCTGGCCGACCACGAAGGGCTCTACCAGGAGGAGGCCGCCGCCCGGATGGGCGTTTCGCGCCAGACCTTCGGGCGCATCGTCGCTTCGGGCCGCGGCAAGGTGGCCGAGGCCCTGGTGCGGGGGCTGACCCTTCGCATCGCCGGGCCTGAGCCCGCCGCCGGATGCAGGGCGGCGCGCTGCCCGCGCTGCTCCCAACGCATAGCGCAGGGCTGCTGCCCCAAGGAGCAGGACGGCGGGCGCCCGTGA
- a CDS encoding NifB/NifX family molybdenum-iron cluster-binding protein: MKIIAIPTRGGMVDEHFGHCESFTIITLDDSGAVIAEESFTPPPQCGCKSDLVGTLSAMGVKQLIAGNMGQGAVMKLRQSGIAVVRGASGPVREAVAAWVDGKLKDRQELCVAHGHECHHN; the protein is encoded by the coding sequence ATGAAAATCATCGCGATCCCCACCCGTGGGGGCATGGTGGACGAACACTTCGGCCACTGCGAATCCTTCACCATCATCACCCTGGACGACTCCGGGGCCGTGATCGCAGAGGAGAGCTTCACCCCTCCCCCGCAGTGCGGCTGCAAGTCCGACCTGGTGGGCACCCTCTCGGCCATGGGCGTCAAGCAGCTCATCGCCGGGAACATGGGGCAGGGCGCGGTGATGAAGCTGCGCCAGAGCGGCATCGCCGTGGTGCGCGGGGCCAGCGGCCCCGTGCGCGAGGCCGTGGCCGCCTGGGTGGACGGCAAACTCAAGGACCGCCAGGAGCTGTGCGTGGCCCACGGCCACGAGTGCCACCACAATTAA
- a CDS encoding class I SAM-dependent methyltransferase, translating to MPSDFDAKAATWDEDPRKAAVAAAIAQAMVQALPLDRTLTLLDYGAGTGLVSLALAPLVGGVTAADESEGMLSVLRAKIAATGAANVRPLRWSVGQPPAGLPAFDVITGSMVLHHVADVPAAARAFHALLKPGGRIALADLDPDGGEFHGSAMHAHHPGFEREALKAVFEQAGFSSVAFREAHRMTKKTDSGAEREFTIFLMTGERA from the coding sequence ATGCCCTCGGATTTCGACGCCAAAGCCGCCACCTGGGACGAAGACCCGCGCAAGGCCGCCGTGGCCGCCGCCATCGCCCAGGCCATGGTCCAGGCTCTGCCTCTGGACCGCACCCTGACCCTGCTGGACTACGGCGCGGGCACCGGGCTGGTCAGCCTGGCCCTGGCCCCTCTTGTGGGCGGCGTGACGGCGGCCGACGAATCCGAGGGCATGCTTTCGGTGCTGCGCGCCAAGATCGCGGCCACGGGCGCGGCCAACGTGCGCCCGCTGCGCTGGAGCGTCGGCCAGCCCCCGGCCGGGCTGCCCGCTTTCGACGTGATCACAGGCTCCATGGTGCTGCACCACGTGGCCGACGTGCCCGCGGCGGCCAGGGCCTTCCACGCCCTGCTCAAGCCCGGCGGGCGCATCGCCCTGGCGGACCTGGACCCCGACGGCGGGGAGTTCCATGGCTCGGCCATGCACGCCCACCACCCCGGGTTCGAGCGCGAGGCCCTCAAGGCCGTGTTCGAGCAGGCCGGGTTCTCATCCGTAGCCTTCCGTGAAGCCCACCGCATGACCAAGAAGACCGACAGCGGCGCTGAGCGCGAGTTCACCATCTTCCTGATGACCGGCGAGCGAGCCTAG